AGAGGaagcttctctacctctctcctcacaTAGTAAGAAGGAAgcttctctacctctctaaccTCACATAGTAGAGGAAGCTTCTCTACTCTCTAACCTCACATAGTAGAGGAAgcttctcttacctctctctcacaTAGTAGAGGAAgcttctctacctctctaaccTCACATATTAGAGGAAGCTTCTCTACCTCTCCTAACCTCACATAGTAGAGGAGCTTCTCTACGCTCTCTAACCTCACATAGTAGAGGAAGCTTCTCTACCTCTCTGGCCTCACATTGTAGAGAAgcttctctacctctctaaccTCACATAGTAGAGGAAGCTTCTCTACCTCTCTGACCTCACATAGTAGAGGAAGCTTCTCTACCTCTCTGGCCTCACATTGTAGAGGAAGCTTCTCCTCTCTAACCTCACATAGTAGGGAAGCTTCTCTACTCTCTAACCTCACATAGTAGAGGAAgcttctctacctctctaaccTCACATAGTAGAGGAAGCTTCTCTACCTCTCTGGCCTCACATTGTGAGGaagctctctacctctctacctcacaTGTAGAGaaccttctctacctctctaaccTCACATAGTAGAGGAagcttctctacctctctacctcacaTAGTAGAGGAAGCTTCTCTACCTCTCTGGCCTCACATTGTAGAGGAAgcttctctacctctctaaccTCACATAGTAGAGGAAGCTTCTCTACCTTCTCTAACCTCACATAGTAGAGGAAGCTTTCTACCTCTCTAACCTCACATAGTAGAGGAAGCTTCTCTACCTCTCTGGCTCACATAGTAGAGGAAGCTTCTCTACCTCTCTGGCCTCACATTGTAGAGGAAgcttctctacctctctaaccTCACAATAGTAGAGGAAgcttctctacctctctaaccTCACATAGTAGAGGAAGCTTCCCTGTGCAGCCACACCTATCTTCCACTCAGTTCCACCAGTGTTTCATTGCATTTATTTAATCAACAAATAGCTTTAGCAATCAGACATTAGGTGTACCCAATGACCACTAGATATAGACAAGTAAACAAAGAGAAATATGATCAAAAGCGTATTAGGGCGTATACCAGTCTAATTCTACCATATTCTACCGGGCTTTGAAACGCTTTGTGCAAAGGCCCATGCTGCAGGCTTCACAATGGGCACTCTCATGGGGGGGACCTTCATCGTCTTCGTCATCGAAATGAGATCTGTTTCTCTTGCCCAGGTTCTCGCGGTAGCACTTGATACGAATCTTCTCCATCAGTTTCTCCAGTAGGACTTCCAGTTTCTCCTCATCGAAACTGACCTCCTCCATAAGAGCGTCGTCACATTGCCTGCATTCCTGACGCAAGCGTCGCACTTTCACCATTCCCTGCCCTGACGATAGCTGCATGTGAAACACCACATTCACCCGGCCAGAGGACCAACTCCTGTTACACTTGGAGCACTTGAACCTTCATGTGgaaattggagaaaaaagggaAAGTGGGTTTCAGACACAAGC
This sequence is a window from Salvelinus sp. IW2-2015 unplaced genomic scaffold, ASM291031v2 Un_scaffold5624, whole genome shotgun sequence. Protein-coding genes within it:
- the LOC112078397 gene encoding receptor-transporting protein 3-like: MLHDFSVKVNNLKRNKGDRWRIEFDESIKADSVQSGWHQYISGAFGRFKCSKCNRSWSSGRVNVVFHMQLSSGQGMVKVRRLRQECRQCDDALMEEVSFDEEKLEVLLEKLMEKIRIKCYRENLGKRNRSHFDDEDDEGPPHESAHCEACSMGLCTKRFKAR